The following coding sequences are from one Streptomyces dengpaensis window:
- a CDS encoding hydrolase, whose protein sequence is MGLNRELTDAEIVATPTPSPDLLTPDNSVFLFVDHQPQMFFGVGSGDRTAIVNATVGLAKAAKAFNVPVILSTVAAETFSGPLLPQLAEVFPKEPVIDRSTMNPWEDSAFIEAIKATGRKKIVLSGLWTEVCVALPALSALAQGYEVYVVADACGGLTPEAHEHAIQRMIQAGVVPVTWITVLLELQRDWARTETYDAVVGIAKEHDGAYGLGLVYAQKFIGANAAG, encoded by the coding sequence ATGGGTCTGAATCGCGAGCTCACCGATGCCGAGATCGTGGCCACCCCCACCCCGAGCCCGGACCTGCTGACCCCGGACAACTCGGTGTTCCTGTTTGTCGACCACCAGCCGCAGATGTTCTTCGGTGTCGGCAGCGGCGACCGGACGGCGATCGTCAACGCCACCGTCGGACTGGCCAAGGCCGCCAAGGCGTTCAACGTCCCGGTCATCCTGAGCACCGTTGCGGCGGAGACCTTCTCCGGCCCCCTCCTTCCTCAGCTCGCCGAGGTCTTCCCCAAGGAGCCGGTCATCGACCGCAGCACGATGAATCCCTGGGAGGACAGCGCCTTCATCGAGGCGATCAAGGCCACCGGCCGCAAGAAGATCGTCCTGTCCGGCCTCTGGACCGAGGTGTGCGTCGCCCTGCCCGCCCTCTCCGCGCTTGCCCAGGGCTACGAGGTGTACGTCGTCGCCGACGCCTGCGGCGGTCTCACCCCCGAGGCCCACGAGCACGCGATCCAGCGCATGATCCAGGCGGGCGTTGTCCCGGTCACCTGGATCACGGTCCTGCTGGAGCTGCAGCGCGACTGGGCCCGCACCGAGACCTATGACGCTGTCGTCGGCATCGCCAAGGAGCACGACGGCGCCTACGGCCTCGGCCTGGTCTACGCGCAGAAGTTCATCGGCGCCAACGCCGCCGGCTGA
- a CDS encoding YoaK family protein, producing MNSSTPGNHGPRQALVHGDRLPVALTALTVVTGLVDAISYLGLGHVFTANMTGNVVIMAFAAAGAPGFSLLASLVSLAAFLGGAVVAGRLELALRQYPRHRWVCISLAVEAVLLLAAAAVAFAVPHQARYPLIVLTAVAMGIRNGTVRKLAIPDMTTTVLTLTVTGLASDSSLAGGTNPRAARRVIAVLAMLAGALLGAWLVLHHGLGWPLLISAVSVAATALVLLRVPAAESRSA from the coding sequence GTGAACAGCAGCACCCCCGGCAACCACGGTCCCAGGCAGGCACTGGTCCACGGCGATCGACTGCCCGTCGCACTCACCGCGCTCACCGTCGTCACCGGACTCGTCGACGCGATCAGCTACCTCGGACTCGGCCACGTCTTCACCGCCAACATGACCGGCAACGTCGTCATCATGGCGTTCGCCGCGGCCGGGGCACCGGGCTTCTCGCTTCTCGCCTCCCTGGTCTCCCTTGCGGCGTTCCTCGGTGGAGCGGTCGTCGCAGGGCGCCTGGAACTGGCATTGCGTCAGTATCCGCGCCACCGCTGGGTCTGCATCTCCCTTGCCGTCGAGGCGGTGCTCCTGCTCGCGGCCGCGGCCGTGGCGTTCGCCGTCCCGCACCAGGCGCGCTACCCGCTGATCGTCCTGACGGCGGTGGCCATGGGCATACGCAACGGCACCGTACGCAAGCTGGCGATCCCCGACATGACCACCACCGTGCTCACCCTCACCGTCACCGGACTGGCATCCGACTCCTCGCTCGCGGGCGGCACCAACCCCCGGGCCGCCCGCCGCGTCATCGCGGTCCTCGCCATGCTCGCCGGCGCCCTGCTGGGAGCTTGGCTCGTGCTGCACCACGGACTGGGCTGGCCCCTGCTCATCAGCGCCGTGAGCGTCGCGGCCACGGCCCTCGTACTCCTCCGCGTCCCCGCGGCGGAATCCCGCAGCGCGTGA
- a CDS encoding amidohydrolase gives MTTIPVGGLVPVATDDAADVVVRNAKVYTADPARPQAGAVAIRDGRITAVGDDADVAPLVGPRTRVVDALGRRVVPGLNDAHLHVIRGGLNYVLELRWDGVPSLRQGLAMLREQAARTPKGQWVRVVGGWTADQFAERRLPTVAELNAAAPDTPVFVLHLYQSAILNRAALKAAGFTKDTPDPKGGQIVRGRDGEPTGLLLAAPSATILYSTLAKAPVLEGEDKKTSTLHFLRELNRFGLTSAIDAAGGFQNFPDNYGTVTDLAKEGRLSLRIAYHLFPQTVGQEIDDLKRWIEMVRPGDGDEWLRLNGAGENLTWAAADFENFTEPRPQLGAYEAEFEQAVRLLSENGWGFRLHATYDETIRRDLAVFEKLAAEGLFPAGNRWLFDHAETVTPESLDRIAALGGALSIQNRLSFQGEAFVRRYGAAAAEQAPPVRAMLERGLTVGAGTDATRVSSYNPWVALHWLVSGKTVGDLTIHSPANRVDRETALALYTQGGAKLTGEDDVKGVLRPGYYGDLAILSDDFFTVPEQDIPHIESLLTVVGGRIVYAAGAYEGLDEELPAISPQWSPVAHFGGYQATVKPSISGARQAELLGQAVAESEQHRQWRAQRGFTPEEPTKIFDTCFVL, from the coding sequence ATGACTACGATTCCCGTCGGCGGGCTGGTCCCCGTCGCCACCGACGACGCCGCGGACGTGGTGGTCCGCAACGCGAAGGTCTACACCGCCGACCCCGCCCGCCCGCAGGCCGGCGCGGTCGCCATCCGGGACGGCCGCATCACCGCCGTCGGCGACGACGCCGATGTCGCACCGCTTGTCGGGCCGCGGACCCGGGTGGTCGACGCACTCGGCCGCAGGGTCGTCCCCGGCCTCAACGACGCACACCTGCACGTCATCCGGGGCGGACTCAACTACGTCCTGGAACTGCGCTGGGACGGCGTGCCGTCGCTGCGGCAGGGGCTGGCGATGCTGCGCGAGCAGGCGGCCCGTACCCCCAAGGGACAGTGGGTGCGGGTGGTGGGCGGCTGGACCGCGGACCAGTTCGCCGAACGCCGCCTGCCCACCGTCGCGGAGCTGAACGCGGCCGCCCCGGACACCCCCGTCTTCGTGCTGCACCTGTACCAGTCCGCGATCCTCAACCGCGCCGCGCTGAAGGCCGCCGGGTTCACCAAGGACACCCCCGACCCCAAGGGCGGGCAGATCGTCCGCGGCCGCGACGGCGAGCCCACCGGGCTCCTGCTGGCCGCGCCCAGCGCGACGATCCTGTACTCGACGCTGGCCAAGGCCCCGGTGCTGGAGGGCGAGGACAAGAAGACCTCCACGCTGCACTTCCTGCGCGAGCTCAACCGCTTCGGCCTGACCTCGGCCATCGACGCCGCAGGCGGCTTCCAGAACTTCCCCGACAACTACGGCACCGTCACCGACCTGGCCAAGGAGGGCAGGCTGTCCCTGCGGATCGCCTACCACCTCTTCCCCCAGACCGTGGGCCAGGAAATCGACGACCTCAAGCGCTGGATCGAGATGGTCCGGCCCGGCGACGGCGACGAGTGGCTGCGCCTCAACGGCGCCGGCGAGAACCTCACCTGGGCGGCGGCCGACTTCGAGAACTTCACCGAACCCCGCCCCCAGCTCGGCGCCTACGAAGCCGAGTTCGAGCAGGCCGTCCGCCTGCTGTCGGAGAACGGCTGGGGCTTCCGCCTGCACGCCACCTACGACGAAACCATCCGGCGCGACCTGGCGGTCTTCGAGAAGCTGGCCGCCGAGGGGCTGTTCCCGGCCGGCAACCGCTGGCTGTTCGACCACGCCGAGACCGTCACCCCCGAGAGTCTGGACCGCATCGCCGCACTCGGCGGGGCACTGTCCATCCAGAACCGGCTGTCCTTCCAGGGCGAGGCCTTCGTCCGCCGCTACGGTGCCGCCGCAGCCGAGCAGGCCCCACCCGTGCGGGCCATGCTGGAGCGCGGGCTGACCGTGGGCGCCGGCACGGACGCCACCCGCGTCTCCTCCTACAACCCCTGGGTAGCCCTGCACTGGCTCGTATCCGGCAAGACCGTCGGCGACCTCACCATCCACTCCCCCGCCAACCGCGTCGACCGCGAGACCGCACTGGCCCTCTACACCCAGGGCGGCGCGAAGCTCACCGGCGAGGACGACGTCAAGGGCGTCCTGCGCCCCGGCTACTACGGCGACCTGGCCATCCTCTCCGACGACTTCTTCACCGTGCCGGAGCAGGACATACCGCACATCGAGTCGCTGCTGACCGTCGTCGGCGGCCGCATCGTCTACGCCGCCGGCGCATACGAGGGCCTGGACGAGGAGCTCCCCGCGATCAGCCCGCAATGGAGCCCCGTCGCCCACTTCGGCGGCTACCAGGCCACCGTCAAGCCCAGCATCTCCGGTGCCCGCCAGGCCGAACTCCTCGGCCAGGCCGTCGCCGAATCCGAGCAGCACCGCCAGTGGCGCGCCCAGCGCGGATTCACCCCCGAAGAACCCACCAAGATCTTCGACACCTGCTTCGTCCTCTGA
- a CDS encoding MIP/aquaporin family protein gives MNDPTAPFPAFRHSAQEFLLTSVLLFGVTTIVRWVIGPSAVSDAIPGIHLKLLVVGVAVGLLVTGLILSPPGKQSGGHMNPAISFAMWRFGIFPGAAVAPYMVAQLAGSLLGVLAARGVWGSVVSAPPVAYAALQPAPRWSATGLFLAETAAMGVIVLLVGLFLSVHRLTRFIPYLVGLLIGLSIALLGTSTGGSLNPARQFGPALAAGQYGFLWVYLLAPMLGAVLAPVVRDLCLGHRQVLTHRLHGRHPDGTPLHHPETVVRGSA, from the coding sequence ATGAACGACCCCACCGCACCTTTTCCGGCCTTCCGGCACAGCGCCCAGGAGTTCCTACTGACCTCCGTCCTGCTGTTCGGCGTGACGACCATCGTGCGCTGGGTCATCGGCCCGTCCGCCGTCTCCGACGCGATCCCCGGAATCCACCTGAAGCTGCTCGTCGTCGGTGTGGCCGTCGGCCTCCTTGTCACGGGGCTCATCCTCAGCCCTCCCGGCAAGCAGTCCGGCGGCCACATGAACCCGGCCATCTCCTTCGCCATGTGGCGTTTCGGGATCTTCCCCGGCGCGGCGGTGGCGCCCTACATGGTGGCCCAGCTCGCCGGATCCCTGCTCGGCGTGCTCGCGGCGCGGGGCGTGTGGGGCAGCGTCGTCAGCGCTCCTCCGGTGGCCTACGCCGCCCTGCAGCCCGCCCCCCGCTGGTCGGCCACGGGGCTCTTCCTGGCGGAGACGGCGGCCATGGGCGTCATCGTGCTCCTCGTGGGGCTGTTCCTGTCGGTGCACCGGCTGACGCGCTTCATCCCCTATCTGGTGGGCCTCCTCATCGGCCTGTCCATCGCCCTGCTGGGCACGAGCACCGGCGGCAGCCTCAACCCCGCCCGCCAGTTCGGCCCAGCGCTGGCCGCCGGACAGTACGGCTTCCTGTGGGTCTATCTGCTCGCCCCGATGCTCGGCGCCGTCCTGGCACCGGTCGTACGGGACCTCTGCCTCGGACACCGCCAGGTGCTCACACACCGCCTGCACGGACGCCACCCCGACGGGACGCCGCTGCACCACCCCGAGACCGTCGTCAGAGGCTCAGCTTGA
- a CDS encoding serine/threonine-protein kinase, producing the protein MLIAGRYRLHDPIGRGAMGEVWRAFDETLGRPVAVKLLLPQDTDPTAASRFRLEAQTAGRLNHPHVVGVFDFGEFEDRLFLVMELVEGDSLDRRLTAAGPLPAEHVARIAAQAAAGLASAHQQGIVHRDIKPANLLLDADGTLKIGDFGIARFVDDPAAALTTTGQIVGTSLYLAPERALGQPAGPACDVYALGCVLYQLLTGRPPFRADTAVAILHQHLDASPVPPRQLGVELPAAFENYLLGLLAKRPEDRPTAQQAADWFAGGSWQGRPEPLPAAATATGTGSAPPPTYSSPSGQVPHTPETSPGTTYILPSSAGHTHRSRTPRRRGGPGIRGLVAHRPRVAGVAAGAVVFLAAMLAGILWFSPGRSAAESPHTDTPGTTSPVTTPEPAATPDRSPVASLPASTADRRDENEEKERGEHRRDEDKSDNEDEDD; encoded by the coding sequence GTGCTGATAGCGGGCCGGTACCGGCTGCACGATCCGATCGGGCGCGGCGCGATGGGGGAGGTCTGGCGAGCCTTCGACGAGACCCTCGGAAGGCCGGTGGCCGTCAAGCTCCTGCTCCCCCAGGACACGGACCCCACGGCCGCCTCACGCTTCCGACTGGAGGCGCAGACCGCGGGGAGGCTCAACCACCCGCATGTGGTGGGCGTCTTCGACTTCGGTGAGTTCGAGGATCGTCTCTTCCTGGTGATGGAGTTGGTCGAGGGCGACAGTCTCGACCGCCGTCTCACCGCCGCCGGCCCGTTGCCGGCCGAGCACGTGGCCCGGATCGCCGCCCAGGCCGCCGCCGGGCTCGCCTCCGCCCATCAGCAGGGCATCGTGCACCGCGACATCAAGCCCGCCAACCTCCTTCTGGACGCCGACGGCACCCTCAAGATCGGTGACTTCGGCATCGCCCGTTTCGTCGACGATCCGGCCGCCGCCCTCACCACGACGGGGCAGATCGTCGGCACGAGCCTCTACCTCGCCCCCGAGCGTGCCCTCGGTCAGCCCGCCGGTCCGGCCTGCGACGTGTACGCCCTGGGCTGCGTCCTCTACCAACTCCTCACCGGGCGCCCGCCGTTCCGGGCCGACACCGCTGTCGCGATCCTCCACCAGCACCTGGACGCCTCCCCCGTGCCGCCCCGGCAGCTGGGCGTGGAACTTCCGGCCGCCTTCGAGAACTACCTCCTCGGTCTCCTCGCCAAGCGGCCCGAGGACCGGCCCACCGCGCAACAGGCCGCCGACTGGTTCGCCGGCGGTTCCTGGCAGGGCCGGCCCGAGCCGCTGCCCGCCGCGGCCACCGCGACGGGGACCGGGTCCGCGCCGCCACCGACGTACAGCTCCCCCTCCGGACAGGTGCCGCATACTCCGGAAACCAGCCCCGGGACCACCTACATACTGCCGTCCTCCGCCGGACACACACATCGGTCACGCACGCCGCGACGCCGGGGCGGGCCCGGAATCCGCGGGCTCGTCGCGCATCGGCCGCGGGTCGCGGGCGTGGCCGCCGGGGCGGTGGTCTTCCTGGCCGCGATGCTCGCCGGAATCCTCTGGTTCTCACCGGGCCGCAGTGCCGCGGAGAGCCCGCACACCGATACGCCCGGCACCACGAGCCCCGTTACGACGCCGGAACCGGCCGCCACACCCGACCGTTCGCCCGTCGCATCCCTCCCGGCCAGCACGGCAGACCGTAGGGACGAGAACGAGGAGAAGGAGCGCGGGGAGCACAGGAGGGACGAGGACAAGAGCGATAACGAGGACGAGGACGACTGA
- a CDS encoding SCO2400 family protein: MDYCSSCRRHLNGALMCPGCGAYAPDIAPPSTIRAGTAWAAAPAAMDVAESTAPYTPYDGHPRSEAVLANTGPSGAIEDIEGVPPAPQGRAARRRQLARWKKNQRRAVVATAVALIGGGLTVASMDRNSGDQAQAASAPDDRTMGSADQPAAESTEPTGRTEPTRRTTTPPATHQSSRTTAPAQTPTANTPRQQSPTVTPRRTLPLVQSDAAAAARPSTTSAQPPQTTAPSPIVTTPDRDHASAEQPSAPPAAGAPAPGTSQPAPSATPSSPPQLCLLVICLG; this comes from the coding sequence ATGGACTACTGCTCCTCGTGTCGTCGGCATCTCAACGGTGCCCTGATGTGTCCCGGATGCGGCGCCTACGCACCGGACATCGCTCCGCCCAGCACCATCCGCGCCGGAACGGCCTGGGCCGCCGCCCCGGCGGCGATGGACGTCGCAGAGTCCACGGCCCCATACACGCCGTACGACGGCCACCCGCGCAGCGAGGCGGTGCTCGCGAACACCGGCCCGTCCGGCGCCATCGAGGACATTGAAGGTGTACCGCCCGCGCCGCAAGGACGGGCAGCGCGGCGTCGCCAGCTGGCCCGGTGGAAGAAGAACCAGCGCCGTGCCGTGGTCGCGACCGCCGTCGCACTCATAGGCGGCGGCCTGACCGTCGCCTCGATGGACCGGAACTCCGGCGACCAGGCACAGGCGGCCTCGGCTCCGGACGACCGGACCATGGGCTCCGCGGACCAGCCGGCGGCAGAGTCGACAGAGCCCACCGGCCGCACAGAGCCCACCCGCCGCACGACGACGCCCCCCGCCACGCACCAGTCGTCACGCACCACTGCCCCGGCACAGACGCCGACGGCCAACACCCCGCGGCAGCAGTCCCCCACGGTCACACCCCGCAGGACGCTGCCGCTCGTCCAGTCCGACGCCGCGGCCGCTGCCCGACCGTCGACCACGTCGGCCCAGCCACCGCAGACCACGGCCCCGTCCCCGATTGTGACGACCCCGGACCGCGACCATGCGTCGGCGGAACAGCCGTCCGCGCCCCCGGCCGCCGGTGCCCCGGCGCCGGGTACGTCACAGCCCGCACCGTCGGCGACACCGTCATCGCCGCCGCAGCTCTGCCTGCTGGTGATTTGCCTCGGCTGA